The genome window TAAGTATTTGGCTTTCTTCCAACTTCAATACCATCAACATACCAAATGATTTCCGTCTCATTTACTTCACAACCATAAATATGGTAGTCTTCCGTCGGATCCCATGGTGCGCGGTACTTATTTAATTGCTCATCTGGATAAGCTTTTGGTCTTCTCCAAACGCCTTCATTACCTACTTTTACTACAGCATGAAGGTTATGGTCCATATCTCTGATATCATCCTGATGACCTTCGTACCAGTCAAACTGTTGTAATTCTACTACATCAATTTCACTATAAACTGTTTTTCCATTCCCTACTGAGTAATCAAAGTTTGAATACAACCAGAAAGATGGACAAACACCTTCACCGATGTCAGCACCTTTAATTTTTGCTTCGTAGTATCCGTATGTAAAAGTCTGATACGATTTTAAAATACCAGATTTAAAATAGGTACCACCATCAGAAGCATTGTTAGGGTTCTGACGCATTGTTAACTCAGCTGCACCATTGTTGATTTGCACATTCTGAGCATTGTCCCACTTCCATGCCGTGGTATTTGGAAGGTTTCCTGTTCTGATCCACTTCGACCAGTCGGGTGTTGCTCCGTTGAATTCATCTGAAGCACTCCATTTAATTTCCCACTCATCGTTGGGATTTGACGTTTTGATTGGTTTTTGTGCATACGCACTTGAAGAGAGCACCAAACATAAAATGATTGATACCAGTTTTGCCCAGGCCTTGGGCAAATTTTCATTTAGTTGGTCTTTGATCATAATTTAGACGTCTTGATTATACAAGGCTATTCAGCTGGTTTACAAATAGCTACATGCACAATCGTGGTGAATAATTCATTTCAATGACAATTTATGGCTACATAGAAATTTTAAATAACTGATAATTACCCTCTTATAATCAATTCTTAACCTTTAGTTTTCACCATAAATAGAAAGCAAAAAAAGCAAGGTCATTACCAAAAAGTAACGACCTTGCTGTGCTTCATCAGTTCAATTATAACTATGGTCTCGGGTAGAAACGCATCAATTGAATATTATCAAGATAAATTACGTATGTTTCCTCACCTGTATGAGCAACTTTAATGATTAAGTTGAATGCATCCAATGGGTTGTTAACTGAGATTACATTCTCAAATGTATACCATTGATCTTCATCTAATGATCCAAATGGATGAGCGGCTTCTTGCCAATCTCCACCTTTGTTACTTAAGTGAATTCTAACGTTTGTTTCGAACCCACCTGAACCAGCTGCAGGAGATCCACCATTTGCTTCAACAAATACATCATACTTCATCAACAATTTGTTGTTTTCATTTTCAGTAAAGTTGAACGTATGAGGTGCACCAGCTACATAAGTTGAAATTGCAGAAGCATTTGCTCCTGAACCACTAAATGGTCCTCTTGAGATTTTCAAACTTGAGCTTCCGTCTGTTGCTTGAGCAGTAGAAGTTTCCAAAATATCTGGAACAAAACCACCTAACCAAGCTGGGTCTCCACCTACATATGAAGTAGCAGAGCTTTCAAAGCTATAGTTGTAATCCGATGCTTTTAATAGATCGTCTTCAACATGCACTAACTCTTCATCTTCGAATTGTGGTGCGATTGCTGCATCTTGTGACTCTAATTCAGTACCTGAATAAGTAACTAATACATCATCATCAGTATAAATCAATTCGCCATCAATTTCTAATAATACTGCACTTTCGTTTTGTGGATTAACAGCTGCAGCAGTTACTTCAGGAGTTAATATAGCACCAGCAGCAGTAGTAATTTTCACTGTGAAATCTTCTTTGTTTACTGAATTAGCATTCAGACCTCTAGAGAAGATTACATTTACTTTTCTGTCTTCATCGTTGACAACCTTATCCAATGTAAGTGGTACTGACGAACGAACACACTTCACAAAGTTCGCTACATATAAAGTATCTGAACTGTTTGGTTGAGGTCTTGTAAAGACTGGGGCAAAATCATAAGTTGCATCTAATGTTACATACTTTACATCGAAAGTACCATCTAAAGCACTTTGTTCTAATAACTCAGCGCCAAAGAATTCACCTGCTACTACAGTTGGATTACCTTCTGCAGTATATGTAAAACGTAATACACTACCAAATGGAATCTCTGTTGGTGTTTCAGGAGTCATGCTTACTTCATCTCCTAAAGTACCATCAAGATTAACAATGTTGGCTTTGATTGTCTGTAACTGCACTGCAGGCATTACCGTAACAATAATTGTAGTATCAAGAACATTTGTCTCTCTTGCAGTAGTTTCAGTACCTACATAAGCATTGTTTTCGAATTCTTGATGTAAAGTCACCTCCCATTCTCCAACCTGAGGGAAAACACCTCTTACTTGTGCATCTTCAGGGTTACCTTCCAATATTGTACCTTCCTCAGGGAAGATCCATTCTCTTGAAACTACACCTTGAGAAACATCTGCAAAATCAATATGCTGATTCATATTAATGATGTTCTCGTTGGCAGCTTGCGATATTTTTAGAACACTGTGGCTTGGAACTTTAACCACAGGTTTGTTTTCATCTTCTCCACATGCACTTAACAGAAGTGCTATCAAAGCGAAAAGACTAAATCTTAAATCTTTAATTGTACTCATTATTGTGATGTTTAGAGTGCTTCGTTCGATTGAATTTCAGCAGATGGAATAGGGAAATAATCGTGTCTTTCTGAGTCGTAGAAGTTGTAGTTGTTTACAAAATCTGGACGAACTCTACCTTCGATATAAAGAGGTCCTTGAGTAGGGTTTTCTCCTGCTTCTAATCTGATTACTTCATCGTTGTGATGACTAGTAAATACCTCTTTTACAATACCCCATCTAATAAGGTCTCTCCAACGAGTATTCTCATAAGCTAACTCTAATGGTCTTTCTACCATTCTTAAGTGAGTTCTTACATTTTCAACACTTGCAGGAACTACTTTATAATTACCATGCAACTCTCTACTGACATGTAATTGAGGAATACCTCCATCGTTAGCAATGTAATCTGAAAGCGTTACAACACCTGCTCTCTCTCTCACTTTGTCGATATATTCGATAGCTACTGTTAAGTTACCTTCACCTTCAAGCATTGCTTCAGCATACATTAAGTATACATCCGATAATCTCATGTGCTTGTAATGAATTGATGATCTCCATTCCGGATCTTCAATATCTAAGTGGTACCAGTTAGCGTATTTCTTCACATAAGAAGACTCACCAAAGTTCCATCTCCTTGGAACATCTGCTTTTAATTTCTCTGCAGTTTGGTTGTAGTATAAACCTTCAGCATCTCTACCTGCTAATGTCGCAGTATATCTTGGAGAGTGTGCTGTAGAACCTGACACTGAGTCTGCTGCAAATAACTCATGAGCCCAATAAGTACCCATTAATACTTGCCATCCACCTAAAGAGTAAGGACCGTACCATCTTGCTAAAGCGTTAGATTCAGCTCCTGAAGAATCATCGGTATCATCAACATAACTTGTGTTAGCTGCACCTTCGTTTACTGAACCGTCAAATGGAACTTCCATAATAGACTCTGAAGTATAGATATAGTCATGTCTAAAGTTATCACCATAGTTTGGTAGTAAGCTATAAAGACCTGAATCCATTACTTCCTTGAATTCTTCA of Flammeovirga agarivorans contains these proteins:
- a CDS encoding RagB/SusD family nutrient uptake outer membrane protein; amino-acid sequence: MNTLKNILKLKVVALSLLFSSCNHDDFLNKRNPNAITDEIFWQTEADAEGAITAAYGALQFQSISGGNLTYEMIRSDMGGTNDWVRHFPYTEFSISDNDTPVFNKWAECYNGIFRCNQVIDNIPTMEALTDERKTELLSEARFLRAFFYFELVNTYGQAVIRTSSTTQNHNIPLSPMEEVNNQVIIPDLEYAIENLPLTREEASLGKATWGMANTLLGKVYLYNKDWAKAAEEFKEVMDSGLYSLLPNYGDNFRHDYIYTSESIMEVPFDGSVNEGAANTSYVDDTDDSSGAESNALARWYGPYSLGGWQVLMGTYWAHELFAADSVSGSTAHSPRYTATLAGRDAEGLYYNQTAEKLKADVPRRWNFGESSYVKKYANWYHLDIEDPEWRSSIHYKHMRLSDVYLMYAEAMLEGEGNLTVAIEYIDKVRERAGVVTLSDYIANDGGIPQLHVSRELHGNYKVVPASVENVRTHLRMVERPLELAYENTRWRDLIRWGIVKEVFTSHHNDEVIRLEAGENPTQGPLYIEGRVRPDFVNNYNFYDSERHDYFPIPSAEIQSNEAL